A window from Primulina huaijiensis isolate GDHJ02 chromosome 11, ASM1229523v2, whole genome shotgun sequence encodes these proteins:
- the LOC140988607 gene encoding gibberellin 2-beta-dioxygenase-like: MVTFSQLIIDNLSKIRTCKPTSSIFTEIPVVDLSKPDAKAIIVEACKEFGFFKVINPGFSMEFLTQLEDEAVKFFKLPQLEKEKSGPPNPFGYGNKQIGANGDVGWVEYLLFCTNPELISQNSKAIFPGISETLRCLGNEYVSAVKSMVCEVLEMIAVELQIEERDTLSKVIKDERSDSCFRLNHYPPCPQLGALSGRNLIGFGEHTDPQMISVGRSNNTSGLQICLRDGTWVSVPPDNSSFFFSVGDSLQVMTNGRFRSVKHRVLAHDSSSRVSMIYFGGPPLNEKITPLPSLMEEGEESLYKEFTWSEYKKSAYKTRLGDNRLKLFEKSTVN, encoded by the exons ATGGTCACCTTTTCACAGCtgattattgataatttatcaaaaatcaGAACATGCAAGCCCACGTCCAGCATTTTCACAGAGATTCCAGTCGTGGACCTTTCAAAACCCGATGCAAAAGCCATCATTGTTGAAGCCTGTAAAGAGTTCGGGTTCTTTAAAGTGATCAATCCTGGGTTTTCGATGGAGTTTCTGACCCAATTAGAAGATGAGGCAGTCAAGTTTTTCAAATTACCCCAGTTAGAGAAGGAGAAATCAGGGCCTCCCAACCCTTTCGGCTATGGAAACAAGCAGATTGGAGCCAATGGCGATGTGGGCTGGGTCGAGTATCTTCTTTTCTGCACGAATCCCGAACTAATTTCTCAGAACTCCAAGGCCATTTTCCCTGGAATTTCAGAAACCTTAAG GTGTCTAGGGAACGAGTATGTTTCAGCGGTGAAAAGTATGGTGTGTGAAGTTCTTGAAATGATAGCCGTAGAATTACAGATTGAGGAGAGGGACACTTTGAGTAAGGTTATAAAAGATGAGAGAAGCGATTCTTGCTTCCGGCTAAATCACTATCCTCCATGCCCACAACTTGGAGCATTGAGTGGTCGAAATTTGATTGGATTCGGAGAACACACTGACCCACAAATGATATCTGTTGGAAGATCCAACAACACATCAGGCCTGCAAATCTGTCTGAGGGATGGTACATGGGTCTCTGTCCCACCCGATAACTCCTCCTTCTTCTTCAGTGTTGGCGATTCATTGCAG GTGATGACTAATGGCAGGTTTAGAAGTGTAAAGCACAGGGTTTTGGCCCATGATTCTTCATCAAGGGTATCGATGATATACTTCGGGGGGCCACCTTTGAACGAAAAGATTACACCTTTACCTTCATTAATGGAGGAGGGTGAAGAAAGTTTGTATAAAGAATTCACATGGTCTGAATACAAGAAATCAGCATACAAGACAAGATTGGGTGACAACAGGCTCAAGCTTTTCGAGAAATCCACTGTCAATTAA